From Streptomyces sp. Edi4, one genomic window encodes:
- a CDS encoding Lrp/AsnC family transcriptional regulator translates to MGDLAAVPKQPRHSRAIANDSSAGFDAVDRQLLEVVQREGRIKLSELGRRVRLSPAAVTERLRRLEAGGAITGYGARVDPARLGYGIQAFIRVSPHGGYSLKHPRTLELMERPEITEVHHVVGEDCWILKVAVADTVHLEEVLEQTSALGRTTTSIVLSSPVGGREGKPLLPPVAG, encoded by the coding sequence ATGGGAGATCTCGCGGCGGTACCGAAACAACCACGGCATTCGCGCGCCATCGCCAACGATTCGTCAGCGGGCTTCGACGCGGTGGACCGGCAGTTGCTCGAAGTCGTCCAGCGGGAGGGCCGGATCAAGCTCAGCGAGCTCGGCCGGCGGGTGCGGCTGAGCCCGGCCGCGGTCACCGAGCGGCTGCGCCGCCTGGAGGCGGGCGGCGCGATCACGGGGTACGGGGCGCGGGTCGATCCGGCCCGGCTCGGCTACGGCATTCAGGCGTTCATCCGGGTCAGTCCGCACGGCGGTTACAGCCTGAAGCACCCCAGGACCCTGGAGCTGATGGAGCGCCCGGAGATCACCGAGGTGCACCACGTGGTGGGGGAGGACTGCTGGATCCTCAAGGTGGCCGTCGCCGACACGGTCCATCTGGAGGAGGTCCTGGAGCAGACGTCGGCGCTGGGGCGTACGACGACGTCGATCGTGCTGTCGTCGCCGGTCGGCGGCCGCGAGGGGAAGCCGCTGCTGCCGCCGGTGGCGGGCTGA
- the trxA gene encoding thioredoxin, translated as MIKAAHVDEVTDETFHAEVMEAELPVLVEFTADWCPPCRQIAPVLSALAVEEADRMKIVQLDVDTNPVTTARYGVLSMPTLMVFRAGEPVKAMVGARPKRRLLQELADVI; from the coding sequence GTGATCAAGGCAGCGCACGTGGACGAGGTCACCGACGAGACCTTTCACGCCGAGGTGATGGAGGCCGAGCTTCCGGTCCTGGTCGAATTCACGGCGGACTGGTGCCCGCCATGCCGGCAGATCGCGCCCGTTCTGAGCGCCCTCGCCGTGGAGGAGGCGGACCGGATGAAGATCGTCCAGTTGGACGTGGACACCAACCCGGTGACGACCGCGAGGTACGGCGTCCTGTCGATGCCCACCCTTATGGTCTTCCGCGCGGGCGAGCCGGTGAAGGCGATGGTGGGCGCACGGCCCAAGCGGCGACTGCTCCAGGAGCTGGCAGACGTGATCTGA